TGCTGAAAGAAAAAGTGCTGCCCAAGCTGGGTGCCACCGAAATCATTGGCGACGCCAAGATCTGCAAGGTCAGCATCGTCGGCATCGGCATGCGCAGCCATGTGGGCGTGGCCTGCAAGATGTTCCGCTGCCTGTCAGAAGAAGGCATCAACATCCAGATGATTTCCACCAGCGAAATCAAGACCTCGGTGGTGATCGACGAGAAGTACATGGAGCTGGCCGTGCGCGCGCTGCACAAAGCTTTTGAACTCGACCAGCCTGCTGCTTAAAAAGCGCTAAAAGTCGTGCGATAATATTGGTCTTGGAGACGTGACCGAGTGGCCGAAGGTGCTCCCCTGCTAAGGGAGTATGGGACTTAAAATTCCATCGAGGGTTCGAATCCCTCCGTCTCCTCCAAAAACACGAAAGCCCTGCAACTGCAAAGTTGCAGGGCTTTTTTGTTGGGATTTTTTCCGCAATACCCCAGCGCCACACCCAAATTCACATTTCGGCGACAGTCAGCCCATGAGCGTTGTTGTCTGGTTGAAAAAAGATCTGCGGGCGGCGGACCACGCCCCCCTGGCGGCGGCTGCGGCCCTGCCCGGCGCGGCCATGGCGCTGTATGTGATTGAGCCCGAGTGGCTGGCCAGCCCCGAGTGCGATGCCCAGCATGTGGAATTCACATTGGCCTGCCTGGCCGAGTTGCGTTTGGCGTTGGCTGCGCGCGGTCTGCCGCTGCTGGTGCGGGTGGGGCCGGTGCTGCAGGTGTTGGCCGAATTGAAGCGCAGCCATGGCTTCCAGTACCTGCTAAGCCACGAAGAGACCGGCCCCGGCTGGACCTACGCGCGCGACCTGGCGGTGGCCGACTGGTGCCGGGCCCAGGGCGTGCAGTGGCAAGAATTTGCCCACACCGGGGTCATCCGCCGCCTGCGTTCCCGCAACGGCTGGGCGGCACGCTGGCAGCAGCGCATGGCCACACCCCAGGTGGCCATGCCCGCGGGCTGGGCCGGTGCCCGGGTGGCCCTGGACGACCTGCCCACGCTGGCCCAACTGGGCTGCGCGCCCCATGGCCGCCAGCTGCAGGCCGCAGGCGAGGCGGCGGCACACGCCACTTTGCACAGCTTCTTGCACCAGCGCGGCGGCGACTACCGGCAGTCGCTGTCCAGCCCCTTGACGGCCGAAGATGGCTGCAGCCGCCTCAGCCCGCACCTGGCCTTTGGCACGCTGTCGGTGCGGCAGGTGCACCAGGCCACCGAGGCACGCATTGCGCAGATCAAGGCCGAGGGCGAGCCCGACGTGCGCCACTGGGTGGCGGCCTTGCGGGGCTTTTCCGGGCGGCTGCACTGGCACTGCCACTTCATGCAAAAGCTGGAAGACGCGCCGCGCATCGAGTTCCAGAACTTCGCCCGCGTGTGCGACGGTCTCCGCGAAAACGACTTTGACGCGGCCCGCTTCGACGCCTGGTGCGCAGGCCAGACCGGCTACCCCATGGTCGATGCCTGCATGCGCAGCCTGCGCGCCACCGGCTGGCTGAACTTTCGCATGCGCGCCATGCTGGTGTCGTTTGCGTCCTACCACCTGTGGCTGCACTGGCGGGCCACGGGCTTGTTTCTGGCGCGGCAGTTTCTGGACTTCGAGCCCGGCATCCACTGGAGCCAGATGCAAATGCA
This sequence is a window from Rhodoferax sp. WC2427. Protein-coding genes within it:
- a CDS encoding deoxyribodipyrimidine photo-lyase/cryptochrome family protein, yielding MSVVVWLKKDLRAADHAPLAAAAALPGAAMALYVIEPEWLASPECDAQHVEFTLACLAELRLALAARGLPLLVRVGPVLQVLAELKRSHGFQYLLSHEETGPGWTYARDLAVADWCRAQGVQWQEFAHTGVIRRLRSRNGWAARWQQRMATPQVAMPAGWAGARVALDDLPTLAQLGCAPHGRQLQAAGEAAAHATLHSFLHQRGGDYRQSLSSPLTAEDGCSRLSPHLAFGTLSVRQVHQATEARIAQIKAEGEPDVRHWVAALRGFSGRLHWHCHFMQKLEDAPRIEFQNFARVCDGLRENDFDAARFDAWCAGQTGYPMVDACMRSLRATGWLNFRMRAMLVSFASYHLWLHWRATGLFLARQFLDFEPGIHWSQMQMQSGTTGINTLRIYSPTKQAQDHDPAGVFIRRWVPELAQVPLALLATPWRMGAAQQRAVGCVIGQDYPVPIVDDAVAVKAAKERLYGLRGTATARAEADSIQARHGSRKAGLPRTGMARKPPVRAPKPSPQLDLFGD